The following proteins are encoded in a genomic region of Corylus avellana chromosome ca4, CavTom2PMs-1.0:
- the LOC132179349 gene encoding protein HIGH ARSENIC CONTENT 1, mitochondrial → MDATATKGLGDVNTVDVHATKDLIGLGYRYVDVRSAEEFNKSHINNALNVPYMFITQEGRVKNHNFLTQVAAICKKEDHLVVGCNSGGRSLRACVDLLNAGYARVTNMGGGYSAWVDSGLAGGDKPAEELKPICKFRP, encoded by the exons ACTTGGAGATGTTAATACCGTCGATGTGCATGCTACTAAAGATCTTATTGGCTTAGGTTACCGTTATGTAGATGTGAG GTCGGCAGAGGAGTTCAACAAGAGCCACATCAATAACGCTTTAAATGTTCCTTACATGTTCATCACCCAAGAAG GAAGAGTGAAAAACCATAACTTTCTCACACAAGTAGCTGCCATTTGCAAGAAGGAGGATCACTTAGTCGTG GGTTGCAATAGCGGAGGCAGATCACTTCGTGCTTGTGTTGATCTTCTTAATGCA GGCTATGCACGTGTGACGAATATGGGAGGGGGTTACTCAGCATGGGTGGACAGTGGCCTTGCTGGTGGTGACAAACCGGCAGAGGAGCTAAAGCCTATTTGCAAGTTCCGCCCTTGA
- the LOC132179293 gene encoding squamosa promoter-binding-like protein 12, producing the protein MSSLLLMEWNEKSASQWEWENLFMFNTKATENSKLQPTEWGMEGDQGINSVSFYASGSGRGSGGSDPELGYTSLSKSSKSASVNSSIGESKASKLTFEAFGGFPNGLNSKKELAKVEPNETSPTLEPSSGSGEPLLSLKLGKQMYFEDACVGGNTESSSLSMIPMSSNTAAKKFKSSYQGTHPPHCQVEDCNLDLSSAKDYHRKHRVCESHSKSPKVIVGGRERRFCQQCSRFHGLSEFDEKKRSCRRRLSDHNARRRKPQPEAVRLNSARLPSSLYDGKQQMSLVFDRVPLVYSRAAANLTWEDICSGKFTQSKEHPLKPVKARDTDMPLHLPSNEMPSVITTLCHDSTMLLPSKGTISEVLNPGLQEPMTSTELDATQVFGRALSLLSTDSWGSRESKPAPHPHANHTSHSSMPQPVMTEGLPHASSEQWRTLQQSTDSRSHIFSSTNNGSSHFQEFQLFKAPYEFGF; encoded by the exons ATGAGCTCCCTGTTGCTAATGGAGTGGAATGAGAAATCCGCCTCACAGTGGGAGTGGGAGAACCTATTCATGTTCAATACAAAAGCAACTGAAAATTCTAAATTGCAACCAACAGAATGGGGTATGGAAGGAGATCAAGGAATTAATTCTGTTTCTTTTTATGCATCCGGGAGTGGTAGAGGTAGTGGTGGGTCTGACCCTGAGCTGGGATATACTTCTCTATCAAAAAGCTCAAAATCAGCTTCTGTAAATTCATCAATAGGTGAAAGTAAGGCATCCAAACTCACTTTCGAGGCATTCGGAGGTTTTCCAAATGGTTTAAACAGTAAGAAAGAGTTGGCCAAGGTTGAACCAAATGAAACTTCTCCAACACTTGAGCCTTCATCTGGTTCTGGTGAGCCATTGCTCAGTCTAAAGCTTGGTAAGCAGATGTACTTTGAAGATGCTTGTGTAGGAGGCAATACAGAGTCCTCAAGTTTATCTATGATTCCCATGTCATCCAACACCGCAGCTAAGAAATTTAAGTCCAGTTATCAGGGTACACACCCACCACACTGCCAAGTTGAAGACTGTAACCTTGACCTCTCATCAGCAAAAGATTACCATCGCAAACACAGAGTTTGTGAAAGTCATTCCAAATCCCCAAAGGTCATTGTAGGTGGTCGGGAACGTCGGTTTTGTCAGCAATGTAGCAG GTTCCATGGTCTGTCCGAGTTTGATGAAAAGAAGCGAAGCTGTCGCAGGCGTCTTTCTGATCATAACGCTAGGCGGCGCAAGCCACAGCCAGAAGCAGTCCGGTTAAATTCAGCAAGGCTGCCTTCATCACTTTATG ATGGGAAACAACAGATGAGCCTTGTCTTTGACAGAGTGCCACTTGTTTACTCAAGGGCTGCTGCTAATTTGACTTGGGAGGACATATGCAGCGGTAAGTTTACCCAATCAAAAGAGCATCCTCTGAAGCCTGTGAAAGCAAGAGACACTGATATGCCATTGCATTTGCCCAGCAATGAAATGCCAAGCGTCATCACGACACTCTGTCATGATTCCACTATGCTCTTGCCATCCAAGGGCACCATATCTGAGGTTCTCAACCCAG GTTTACAAGAACCCATGACCTCCACCGAGCTGGATGCAACACAGGTTTTTGGAcgtgctctctctcttctgtcaacCGATTCTTGGGGTTCACGTGAGTCAAAACCAGCTCCGCACCCACACGCCAACCATACAAGTCATTCTAGTATGCCGCAGCCTGTGATGACCGAGGGCTTGCCACATGCTTCATCAGAACAATGGCGGACCTTACAGCAGTCCACTGATTCCCGGTCTCATATCTTTAGTTCAACCAATAATGGCAGCAGCCATTTTCAAGAATTTCAGCTGTTCAAAGCGCCATACGAGTTTGGCTTTTGA
- the LOC132179858 gene encoding 4-coumarate--CoA ligase-like 1 — protein sequence METNTQNLAEDDEHIFRSRFPAVPVPDITLPEFVLQDAESYAGKVAFVETVTGKEVTYGDVVRDTRRFSKALRSLGLSKGDVVIVLLPNVAEYAIITLGIMAAGGVFSGANPTAHASEIKNQVEAAEAKLIVTNGPSYEKVKGLGLPAIILGEEIIEGAMNWSKLLEAADRAGTSSVKVDVKQTDLCALPFSSGTTGLSKGVMLTHRNLVANLCSTLFSIAPELVGQVTTLGLIPFFHIYGITGICCSTLRNKGKVVVMGRFELRTFLNALITQEITFAPIVPPIILQLVKNPVVGEFDLSKLKLQAIMSAAAPLAPELLTAFEKKFPGVQVQEAYGLTEHSCITLTLADPETGSRLAKKSSVGFILPNLEVKFIDPDTSRSLPMNSPGEICVRSECVMQGYYNNKEETARTIDKQGWLHSGDIGFIDDEGNIFIVDRIKELIKYKGFQVAPAELEAILLTHPSIEDAAVVPLPDEEAGEIPAASVVLSPGGNESEEDVINYVASNVAHYKKVRVVHFVDTIPKSPSGKIMRRLIREKMIGKMRANLHS from the exons atGGAGACTAATACGCAAAATTTGGCTGAAGATGATGAGCATATTTTCCGAAGCCGATTTCCGGCTGTTCCAGTGCCTGATATTACATTACCAGAATTCGTGCTTCAAGATGCTGAATCGTATGCCGGCAAGGTAGCATTTGTGGAGACTGTGACTGGAAAAGAAGTTACTTATGGTGATGTAGTTAGAGACACAAGGAGGTTTTCTAAGGCCTTGAGGTCTCTCGGCCTTTCCAAGGGGGACGTGGTGATTGTTTTACTTCCAAATGTTGCGGAGTATGCCATTATTACTCTGGGAATCATGGCTGCTGGAGGTGTTTTTTCAGGTGCAAACCCCACTGCTCATGCATCAGAAATCAAAAATCAGGTGGAGGCTGCTGAGGCCAAGTTGATTGTCACAAATGGCCCAAGCTACGAAAAg GTGAAAGGCTTAGGCCTACCAGCGATCATACTGGGTGAAGAAATCATTGAAGGTGCCATGAATTGGAGCAAACTGCTTGAAGCAGCAGACCGAGCGGGCACAAGCTCTGTTAAAGTGGATGTGAAACAGACTGATCTGTGTGCCCTTCCATTCTCATCAGGCACCACAGGGTTGTCAAAGGGTGTAATGCTGACTCACAGAAATCTGGTGGCTAACCTTTGCTCCACGCTCTTTAGCATAGCACCGGAACTGGTGGGTCAGGTGACTACACTAGGCCTAATTCCATTCTTTCATATTTATGGGATCACCGGAATATGTTGCTCCACGCTTAGGAACAAGGGAAAAGTGGTTGTGATGGGGAGGTTTGAACTTCGAACATTTCTGAATGCCCTGATCACGCAAGAGATCACATTCGCACCAATTGTGCCACCAATTATCTTGCAATTGGTTAAGAATCCAGTAGTGGGGGAATTTGATCTCAGCAAGCTCAAACTCCAGGCCATTATGTCTGCAGCGGCTCCTCTAGCACCAGAGCTTCTTACTGCCTTTGAAAAAAAGTTCCCCGGTGTCCAGGTCCAAGAG GCATATGGACTCACCGAGCACAGCTGCATCACGCTCACCCTTGCGGATCCTGAAACCGGCTCTCGCCTTGCGAAGAAAAGCTCCGTGGGTTTCATCCTTCCCAATTTGGAAGTCAAATTTATTGATCCTGACACCAGTCGATCCCTGCCCATGAATTCACCTGGTGAAATTTGTGTCAGAAGCGAATGCGTAATGCAAG GTTATTATAATAATAAGGAGGAGACTGCCCGGACCATTGACAAGCAAGGGTGGCTTCACAGTGGTGACATAGGATTCATAGATGATGAAggaaatatttttattgtggATCGCATTAAGGAGTTAATCAAGTACAAAGGTTTTCAA GTGGCTCCTGCTGAGCTAGAGGCTATTCTTCTTACTCATCCTTCAATTGAAGACGCAGCCGTAGTGCC ACTGCCTGATGAGGAGGCCGGGGAGATCCCAGCTGCAAGCGTTGTGCTGAGCCCAGGTGGAAACGAGAGTGAAGAAGACGTCATAAACTACGTCGCATCAAATGTTGCACATTACAAGAAAGTGAGGGTGGTGCACTTTGTGGACACCATCCCAAAATCACCTTCTGGGAAAATAATGAGAAGGCTTATTAGAGAGAAGATGATAGGAAAGATGCGGGCAAATCTCCACAGCTAA
- the LOC132179872 gene encoding 4-coumarate--CoA ligase-like 1, with product METNTQNLAEDDEHIFRSRFPAVPVPDITLPEFVLQDAESYAGKVAFVETVTGKEVTYGDVVRDTRRFSKALRSLGLSKGDVVIVLLPNVAEYAIITLGIMAAGGVFSGANPTAHASEIKNQVEAAEAKLIVTNGPSYEKVKGLGLPAIILGEEIIEGAMNWSKLLEAADRAGTSSVKVDVKQTDLCALPFSSGTTGLSKGVMLTHRNLVANLCSTLFSIAPELVGQVTTLGLIPFFHIYGITGICCSTLRNKGKVVVMGRFELRTFLNALITQEITFAPIVPPIILQLVKNPVVGEFDLSKLKLQAIMSAAAPLAPELLTAFEKKFPGVQVQEAYGLTEHSCITLTLADPETGSRLAKKSSVGFILPNLEVKFIDPDTSRSLPMNSPGEICVRSECVMQGYYNNKEETARTIDKQGWLHSGDIGFIDDEGNIFIVDRIKELIKYKGFQVAPAELEAILLTHPSIEDAAVVPLPDEEAGEIPAASVVLSPGGNESEEDVINYVASNVAHYKKVRVVHFVDTIPKSPSGKIMRRLIREKMIGKMRANLHS from the exons atGGAGACTAATACGCAAAATTTGGCTGAAGATGATGAGCATATTTTCCGAAGCCGATTCCCGGCTGTTCCAGTGCCTGATATTACATTACCAGAATTCGTGCTTCAAGATGCTGAATCGTATGCCGGCAAGGTAGCATTTGTGGAGACTGTGACTGGAAAAGAAGTTACTTATGGTGATGTAGTTAGAGACACAAGGAGGTTTTCTAAGGCCTTGAGGTCTCTCGGCCTTTCCAAGGGGGACGTGGTGATTGTTTTACTTCCAAATGTTGCGGAGTATGCCATTATTACTCTGGGAATCATGGCTGCTGGAGGTGTTTTTTCAGGTGCAAACCCCACTGCTCATGCATCAGAAATCAAAAATCAGGTGGAGGCTGCTGAGGCCAAGTTGATTGTCACAAATGGCCCAAGCTACGAAAAg GTGAAAGGCTTAGGCCTACCAGCGATCATACTGGGTGAAGAAATCATTGAAGGTGCCATGAATTGGAGCAAACTGCTTGAAGCAGCAGACCGAGCGGGCACAAGCTCTGTTAAAGTGGATGTGAAACAGACTGATCTGTGTGCCCTTCCATTCTCATCAGGCACCACAGGGTTGTCAAAGGGTGTAATGCTGACTCACAGAAATCTGGTGGCTAACCTTTGCTCCACGCTCTTTAGCATAGCACCGGAACTGGTGGGTCAGGTGACTACACTAGGCCTAATTCCATTCTTTCATATTTATGGGATCACCGGAATATGTTGCTCCACGCTTAGGAACAAGGGAAAAGTGGTTGTGATGGGGAGGTTTGAACTTCGAACATTTCTGAATGCCCTGATCACGCAAGAGATCACATTCGCACCAATTGTGCCACCAATTATCTTGCAATTGGTTAAGAATCCAGTAGTGGGGGAATTTGATCTCAGCAAGCTCAAACTCCAGGCCATTATGTCTGCAGCGGCTCCTCTAGCACCAGAGCTTCTTACTGCCTTTGAAAAAAAGTTCCCCGGTGTCCAGGTCCAAGAG GCATATGGACTCACCGAGCACAGCTGCATCACGCTCACCCTTGCGGATCCTGAAACCGGCTCTCGCCTCGCGAAGAAAAGCTCCGTGGGTTTCATCCTTCCCAATTTGGAAGTCAAATTTATTGATCCTGACACCAGTCGATCCCTGCCCATGAATTCACCTGGTGAAATTTGTGTCAGAAGCGAATGCGTAATGCAAG GTTATTATAATAATAAGGAGGAGACTGCCCGGACCATTGACAAGCAAGGGTGGCTTCACAGTGGTGACATAGGATTCATAGATGATGAAggaaatatttttattgtggATCGCATTAAGGAGTTAATCAAGTACAAAGGTTTTCAA GTGGCTCCTGCTGAGCTAGAGGCTATTCTTCTTACTCATCCTTCAATTGAAGACGCAGCCGTAGTGCC ACTGCCTGATGAGGAGGCCGGGGAGATCCCAGCTGCAAGCGTTGTGCTGAGCCCAGGTGGAAACGAGAGTGAAGAAGACGTCATAAACTACGTCGCATCAAATGTTGCACATTACAAGAAAGTGAGGGTGGTGCACTTTGTGGACACCATCCCAAAATCACCTTCTGGGAAAATAATGAGAAGGCTTATTAGAGAGAAGATGATAGGAAAGATGCGGGCAAATCTCCACAGCTAA